In Geobacillus kaustophilus, a genomic segment contains:
- the hemE gene encoding uroporphyrinogen decarboxylase: MDRQINDTFLRACRGEQTPYVPVWYMRQAGRSQPEYRALKEKYSLFEITHQPELCAYVTRLPVEQYGVDAAILYKDIMTPLPAIGVDVEIQGGVGPVIANPIRSLQDVERLGEIDPEHDVPYVFETIRLLVNEQLDVPLIGFAGAPFTLASYMIEGGPSKNYHKTKAFMYAEPKAWFALMDKLAEMTIRYVRAQIRAGASAVQIFDSWVGAVNADDYRTFIKPAMARIFAALREEGAPLIMFGVGASHLVHEWNGLPLDVIGLDWRLSIREARRQGIAKAIQGNLDPAVLLAPWDVIEERVKRILDEGMERPGYIFNLGHGIFPDVQPATLKRLTAFIHEYTSTN; the protein is encoded by the coding sequence ATGGATAGACAGATCAACGATACATTTTTGCGCGCCTGCCGCGGCGAACAAACGCCGTACGTGCCGGTTTGGTATATGCGGCAAGCCGGACGATCGCAGCCGGAGTATCGGGCGCTGAAAGAAAAATATTCGCTGTTTGAAATTACGCATCAACCGGAGCTTTGCGCGTACGTCACGAGACTTCCAGTTGAGCAATATGGCGTCGATGCCGCCATTTTATATAAAGACATTATGACACCGCTGCCGGCCATTGGCGTGGACGTCGAGATTCAGGGCGGCGTCGGGCCGGTGATCGCGAATCCGATTCGCTCGCTTCAAGACGTCGAACGGCTTGGGGAGATTGATCCAGAACATGATGTGCCGTATGTGTTTGAAACGATTCGGCTCCTTGTCAATGAACAGTTGGACGTGCCGCTCATCGGGTTTGCCGGGGCGCCGTTTACGTTGGCGAGCTACATGATTGAAGGCGGTCCGTCAAAAAATTATCATAAGACGAAAGCGTTCATGTATGCTGAACCGAAAGCGTGGTTCGCCTTAATGGACAAGCTCGCTGAGATGACGATCCGTTATGTGCGGGCGCAAATTCGGGCAGGGGCAAGCGCTGTGCAAATTTTTGATTCTTGGGTTGGCGCCGTTAATGCTGACGATTACCGGACGTTTATCAAGCCGGCGATGGCGCGCATTTTTGCCGCTTTGCGGGAAGAAGGGGCTCCGCTCATTATGTTTGGCGTCGGCGCCAGTCACTTGGTGCATGAGTGGAACGGCTTGCCGCTTGATGTCATCGGCCTTGACTGGAGGCTGTCGATTCGCGAAGCGCGCCGCCAAGGCATTGCGAAAGCGATCCAAGGCAACTTGGATCCGGCGGTGCTTCTTGCGCCGTGGGACGTGATCGAAGAACGGGTGAAGCGCATTTTGGACGAAGGGATGGAACGGCCGGGCTACATCTTCAACTTAGGCCACGGCATTTTTCCGGATGTTCAGCCGGCGACACTGAAGCGTCTGACCGCTTTTATCCACGAATATACGTCAACGAACTAA
- a CDS encoding ABC transporter permease has translation MIDARRLWQQRFRLEWQKRIRYLRYMFNDHLLVGLIIVLGGIAVMYERWASSLPDSFPYPAIAAVVFGWAAAAGSVRTLFREADTVFLLPGEEQLRPYIQRAFFVSWLWQAYGLSLLLLLAGPLHARFSPVPWPLFLLGLFCFKGWSLWAVCKGSYIAEPSFHRFSAFARFSLAAVFVYLVLAGASWPFFVVVVGLVAVLSTYLSRLVRGKTWKWERIIAEEQRAARAFYRLANLFTDVPEWRETAKRRRWLDSLLALIPYGKRHVFFHLYARTFLRAGGYAGLYVRLTAIGGVMLAVIDHQYGRAVIIFLFLYATAVQLAALPSHHRYSLWPRLYPLPQAQQEAAAVRLLSILLIGQNTVFHLVLLAVSPRLLWLATWLGGNIWSLWAAGRYVRPRRGRKAGR, from the coding sequence ATGATCGATGCCCGCCGTCTTTGGCAGCAGCGCTTCCGCTTGGAGTGGCAAAAGCGGATCCGCTACTTGCGCTATATGTTCAACGACCATTTGCTCGTCGGTTTGATCATTGTGCTTGGCGGTATAGCGGTGATGTACGAGCGTTGGGCGTCGTCGCTTCCCGACTCGTTTCCGTATCCGGCGATTGCGGCGGTCGTGTTCGGCTGGGCGGCGGCCGCCGGGTCGGTGCGCACCTTGTTTCGCGAGGCGGATACGGTGTTTTTATTGCCGGGGGAAGAGCAGTTGCGGCCGTATATTCAGCGGGCGTTTTTCGTCTCATGGTTATGGCAGGCGTATGGCCTTTCTTTGCTTTTGCTGTTGGCTGGACCGCTTCATGCTCGATTTTCTCCGGTGCCATGGCCGCTTTTTTTGCTTGGTCTTTTCTGCTTCAAAGGATGGAGCTTATGGGCTGTTTGCAAAGGAAGCTATATCGCTGAGCCGTCGTTTCACCGCTTTAGCGCATTCGCTCGCTTCAGCTTAGCGGCGGTGTTTGTGTATTTGGTGCTGGCGGGAGCCTCATGGCCGTTTTTTGTCGTTGTCGTCGGGCTGGTGGCGGTTCTTTCCACCTATTTGTCACGGCTGGTGAGAGGGAAAACATGGAAATGGGAACGGATCATCGCCGAAGAACAGCGGGCGGCAAGGGCGTTTTACCGTCTGGCCAACTTGTTTACCGACGTTCCGGAATGGCGGGAGACGGCGAAGCGGCGGCGCTGGCTTGATTCGCTGCTCGCTTTGATTCCGTACGGCAAGCGGCATGTGTTTTTTCATTTGTATGCCCGTACGTTTTTGCGCGCCGGCGGGTATGCTGGTCTGTATGTCCGTCTCACTGCGATCGGAGGCGTCATGTTGGCTGTGATCGATCACCAATACGGGCGGGCGGTCATCATATTTTTGTTTCTTTACGCGACCGCTGTTCAATTGGCCGCGTTGCCTTCCCATCATCGCTATTCGCTATGGCCGCGGCTGTACCCGTTGCCGCAGGCGCAGCAGGAAGCGGCGGCGGTTCGGTTGCTTTCCATTCTGTTGATTGGGCAAAATACGGTATTCCATCTCGTACTGTTGGCTGTTTCCCCGCGCCTTCTTTGGCTCGCCACTTGGCTTGGCGGAAACATATGGAGTCTTTGGGCGGCGGGGCGGTACGTGCGCCCGCGGCGCGGGCGGAAAGCCGGACGCTAG
- a CDS encoding ABC transporter ATP-binding protein — protein sequence MTLLQVKDLSGGYTAQNVLEDVTFAVDRGEMVALIGLNGAGKSTTIKHIIGLMEPRRGAISINGHRLADGPETYRRQFAFIPETPVLYEELTLEEHLRLAAMAYGLSQEEYERRLPPLLREFRLEQRLSSFPSYFSKGMKQKVMIVCAFLLEPPLYIIDEPFLGLDPLAIHALLERMNEQKAKGAGILLSTHILATAERYCDSFVILHNGRVRAKGTLDDIRRQFGLPNATLDELYIELTKDDAS from the coding sequence ATGACGCTTTTGCAGGTGAAGGATCTATCCGGAGGCTACACGGCGCAAAACGTGCTTGAAGACGTGACGTTTGCGGTCGACCGCGGCGAAATGGTCGCCTTGATCGGCCTAAATGGAGCGGGCAAAAGCACGACGATCAAACATATTATCGGGCTGATGGAACCGCGCCGCGGCGCGATTTCCATCAACGGCCATCGGCTTGCGGACGGGCCGGAAACGTATCGGAGGCAGTTTGCTTTTATTCCGGAAACGCCGGTGTTGTATGAAGAATTGACGCTCGAGGAACATTTGCGGCTAGCGGCGATGGCGTACGGGTTGAGCCAAGAGGAGTATGAACGCCGCCTTCCGCCGCTGCTTCGCGAATTTCGGTTGGAGCAGCGGCTTTCCTCGTTTCCGTCTTATTTTTCCAAAGGAATGAAGCAAAAAGTGATGATTGTATGCGCCTTTTTGCTTGAACCGCCGCTTTATATCATCGATGAGCCGTTTCTCGGCCTCGATCCGCTTGCGATTCATGCCTTGCTTGAGCGAATGAACGAACAGAAAGCGAAGGGGGCGGGCATTTTGTTGTCGACGCATATTTTGGCGACGGCGGAGCGGTATTGCGATTCATTCGTTATTTTGCACAACGGCCGCGTCAGAGCAAAAGGAACGCTCGATGACATTCGCCGCCAGTTCGGGCTGCCCAATGCAACGCTTGATGAACTGTATATTGAACTGACAAAGGACGATGCGTCATGA
- a CDS encoding HIT family protein → MSDCIFCKIINGELPAAKVYEDDHVLAFLDISQVTKGHTLIIPKVHTENIFTLTSEAAGQLFRAVPTIANALKRALSPVGLNLLNNNGEQAGQTVFHYHLHLIPRYGKGDGFGAVWKSHASDYTPADLQAIAAAIREQLG, encoded by the coding sequence GTGAGCGATTGCATTTTTTGCAAAATCATTAACGGCGAATTGCCCGCGGCGAAAGTATACGAAGACGACCATGTGCTCGCGTTTTTGGACATCAGCCAAGTGACAAAAGGGCATACGCTCATCATCCCGAAAGTACATACGGAAAACATTTTCACCCTCACGTCGGAGGCGGCCGGCCAACTGTTTCGCGCAGTGCCGACGATTGCCAATGCACTCAAGCGAGCACTTTCCCCGGTCGGGCTCAACTTATTGAACAACAATGGCGAGCAAGCCGGGCAGACGGTGTTCCATTACCATCTTCATCTCATTCCACGCTACGGCAAAGGGGATGGGTTTGGCGCGGTCTGGAAGTCGCATGCAAGCGACTATACGCCCGCTGACCTGCAGGCGATCGCGGCTGCCATTCGCGAACAGCTCGGCTGA
- a CDS encoding peptidylprolyl isomerase encodes MKKWMMAAAVVSLMALSACSNGGSEAIVETKNGNITKDEFYNEMKERVGKSVLRDLIDEKVLSKKYKVTDEEIDREIERIKEAYGTQYDLAVQQNGEKVIREMVKLDLLRTKAAVEDIKVTEKELKEYYDNYKPKIRASHILVKDEKTAKEVKEKLDKGEDFAKLAKEYSQDPGSASNGGDLGWFGPGKMVKEFEEAAYKLKVGEVSDPVKTDYGYHIIKVTDKEKKKSFNEMKDEIAFEVKRNKLDPATMQSKVDKLVKEAGVEIKDKDLQDVIDKQGKQ; translated from the coding sequence ATGAAAAAATGGATGATGGCCGCTGCCGTCGTTTCGCTCATGGCTTTGTCGGCCTGCAGTAACGGCGGTTCCGAAGCGATTGTGGAAACGAAAAACGGCAATATTACGAAAGACGAATTTTATAATGAGATGAAAGAGCGCGTCGGCAAATCCGTCCTTCGTGATTTGATTGACGAAAAAGTGTTGAGCAAAAAATACAAGGTAACCGATGAAGAGATCGACCGCGAAATCGAACGAATCAAGGAAGCGTATGGAACGCAATATGATTTGGCCGTGCAGCAGAACGGAGAAAAAGTGATCCGCGAAATGGTTAAGCTCGATTTGCTGCGGACGAAAGCAGCCGTTGAAGACATAAAAGTGACGGAGAAAGAGCTGAAGGAGTATTACGACAACTACAAGCCGAAAATTCGTGCCAGCCATATTTTGGTGAAAGATGAAAAAACAGCAAAAGAAGTAAAGGAGAAGCTTGATAAAGGCGAGGATTTCGCGAAGCTAGCCAAAGAATACTCCCAAGATCCGGGCTCGGCGTCCAACGGCGGCGATTTAGGCTGGTTTGGCCCAGGGAAAATGGTCAAGGAGTTTGAAGAAGCCGCCTATAAGCTAAAAGTCGGCGAAGTGAGCGATCCGGTGAAAACGGATTACGGCTACCATATCATTAAAGTGACGGACAAAGAAAAGAAAAAGTCGTTCAACGAAATGAAAGATGAAATTGCGTTTGAAGTCAAGCGGAACAAGCTTGATCCTGCGACGATGCAGTCAAAAGTGGACAAACTGGTGAAAGAGGCCGGTGTTGAGATCAAAGACAAAGATTTGCAAGATGTGATCGACAAGCAAGGAAAACAGTAA
- a CDS encoding YjcZ family sporulation protein, translating to MSAPYSGGFALIVVLFILLIIVGCACVIY from the coding sequence ATGAGCGCACCTTACTCCGGAGGCTTTGCGTTGATTGTTGTGCTGTTTATTTTGCTAATCATTGTCGGCTGCGCCTGCGTCATCTACTAA
- a CDS encoding YhaI family protein → MESLEKRVAKLEFHQSLLMEMIDETKKPFYSLIIRADLTKEEVDAFLTFCQELADQYEQQKAEGLTIFTPLLVQFAGMLHPNLPLEQTVDALLAQQMFVPLMTELKTLIRTIS, encoded by the coding sequence ATGGAATCGTTGGAAAAGCGAGTGGCCAAGCTGGAATTTCACCAGTCTCTGCTGATGGAAATGATCGACGAAACGAAAAAACCATTTTATTCCCTCATCATCCGCGCGGATTTGACCAAAGAAGAAGTCGACGCCTTCTTGACGTTTTGCCAAGAGCTTGCCGACCAATACGAACAGCAAAAAGCGGAAGGGTTGACGATTTTCACTCCCCTGCTCGTGCAGTTTGCTGGGATGCTTCATCCAAACCTTCCGCTGGAACAGACAGTTGACGCTCTTTTGGCCCAACAAATGTTTGTCCCGCTCATGACCGAGCTGAAAACGCTCATTCGCACCATCAGTTAG
- a CDS encoding HTH-type transcriptional regulator Hpr, which translates to MKATEQHYSIKEAMLFSQRIAQLSKALWKSIEKDWQRWIKPFDLNINEHHILWIAYHFKGASISEIAKFGVMHVSTAFNFSKKLEEKGLLSFSKKQDDKRNTYIELTEKGEEVLMKLMETYDPTKNAVFNGALPLRELYGKFPEILEMMCIVRNIYGDDFMEIFERAFENIKEDFIEQDGKLVKRKPKTEEHEKELASQAN; encoded by the coding sequence ATGAAAGCGACAGAACAGCATTATTCCATCAAAGAGGCGATGTTATTCAGCCAACGAATTGCCCAGTTGAGCAAAGCGCTATGGAAATCGATTGAAAAAGATTGGCAGCGGTGGATCAAGCCGTTTGACTTGAACATTAACGAACATCACATTTTATGGATCGCCTATCACTTCAAGGGAGCCTCGATTTCGGAAATCGCCAAGTTCGGTGTGATGCATGTGTCGACGGCGTTCAACTTCTCGAAGAAATTGGAAGAAAAAGGGTTGCTTTCGTTTTCCAAAAAACAGGATGACAAGCGCAATACGTACATTGAGTTGACGGAAAAAGGCGAAGAAGTGTTGATGAAGCTGATGGAGACGTATGACCCGACGAAAAATGCCGTTTTCAATGGGGCGTTGCCGTTGCGCGAGTTGTACGGTAAGTTTCCAGAAATTTTAGAAATGATGTGCATCGTCCGCAACATTTATGGCGATGATTTTATGGAAATTTTTGAGCGGGCGTTTGAAAACATTAAAGAAGATTTTATCGAGCAGGACGGCAAACTTGTCAAGCGAAAGCCGAAAACGGAAGAGCACGAGAAAGAATTGGCCAGCCAGGCTAACTGA